TGGTGTGGTGGCAGTTGTTGTACCAGAAGGCCCCAAAGTACAACAGAGCACAGTTCTCAGAGGAAGACAGATCCTGATCCCTGTCGAAGGTGGTGAACTTCTTTCCATTGTGATGAACGAGGGCGTCCCCTGGTGGATGGAACACATAACTGCATGTTTAGTTTTCAGTGTTGCTTTTTCATTGAACTGATTGTAGATTTTAAAACGAGGATTGATTGGGTAAAAGTTGATTGGGTAATATCATTGATTGGAGCttttttggtgtttgtgtgtgtgtgtgtgtgtgtgtgtgtgtgtgtgtgtgtgtgtgagagagagagaaagagagagagtctgtgtgtgtgtgtgtgtgtgtgtgtgtgtgtgtgtgtgtgtgtgtgtgtgtgtgtgtgtgtgtgtgtgtgtgtgtgtgtgtgtgtgtgtgtatgtatgtgtgtatgtgtgtgtgtatgtgtgtgtgtgtgtgtgtgtgagagagagagtctgtgtgtgtgtgtgtgtgtgtgtgtgtgtgtgtgtgtgtgtgtgtgtgtgtgtgtgtgtgtatgagagagagtctgtgtgtgtatgcctgcgtCCATTCCTACCTGCTCCACCGTCTTTGTATCCAGACACCTGTAGCTGGTAGCCGTCGGCCTCTGAGGCCACAGAGAAGGAGGAGTACTGGGCGTGGACCTGCCCCCCCTCAAAGTCCTCCATGTCCACCCTCAGCTCGTACGCCTTCTTCCTGCTGAGCTGGTGGAGCCACTCCAGTCCTGAACattcacacagcacagacacagagacaggacagacacagagtgagtgagtgagtgagtgagtgagtgagtgagtgagtgtgcgtgcgtgcgtgtgtgagagagagagagtctgtatgtgtgtgtgtgagagagagagagagagagacagagggagagagagagtgtgtctaagagtgagagagagagtgtgtgtgtgtaagacagagagagagtgagagagtgtgtgtgtgtgtgtgtgtgtgtgtgtgtgtgtgagtgagtgagtgagtggtgggtgcagtgcgtgtgagagagagagagagtctgtatgtgtgtgtgtgagagagagacagagggagagagagagtgtgtctaagagtgagagagagagtgtgtgtgtgtaagacagagagagagtgagagagtgtgtgtgtgtgtgtgtgtgtgtgtttccatgcgTACCTAGCCAGTACTCTCCATTCTGGTTCCCAAAGCCCTTCTTGTACTGATCCCAGGGCCTGTAGAAGTTCACAGTGCCATCCATTCTCCTCTGGATCACCTGAAGAATAGAGATGAAGGACTTCAACATCAAGATGAAGATGATAGACTTCTACATGAATAGAAACATCTGTGCAatgttttgcattgttgcagttattattattattattgttgttgttgtttctatgaaggATAGCAGTCAGACAAAAcaggagacgagagagagagagagagagagagaggggagggagagagagggagagagagagactgcataaGCTAAATATACTTGCTCTTATGAGACAACCTAAATGGATAGATGAAAAGAGAAATGCAATAATGTCCCTCATCACTCACCGTCCACCTGCCGTCGTCATGTTTGCCATCACAGCCCATGTCGCAGTACACCTCCACAGGTACGCTGTGTCCAGTGGGGTAGATGGTGTACACACTGCTGAGGGTGTGGCCGTTGTTGAAGATGTCCTCACAGTTGGTCGGCAGCCCTGTCTCAACAGTGACCACCAGGGGGAGCACTAGAGCAATGATCCAGCAAATCTGATGGGCAAAGAGACTTTCCCATGTTATATGATCAAAACACTTTCCATGTAGAAACACCCGTTTTCCATGTAGGAACACCCTTTTTCATGTAGGATTACATGTTTTCTGCCTTTAGAATAACAACTTTGAGCATTTCAAAACCACATGGGCTCACCATGGTGCTGTTGTGAGATTCCCTTGCAGGTATCCAGTGGAGATTCAGTAGCCTGCTCTAAAGACACCATTTGAATGTTTGTTttcataaataaacataaaaagcAATGCTACAAAATGTTTTATACATTACAAAATGTAATGTATTGCTTtcctattgttattattgttatgaaAAGAGCAAGTATTGATAATACAAAACCAAAACCAACTTTCAGTCTAGTTTTATACAAACAATGCCTATAGGAAAAGTGAAAACATACTCACTGCTTAGATGGTGCCTTCAGACTGGGGAGGAAATTCTACCTTTCACCTTTTATAGTGTGTGAAGAGCTGATGAGCTGTAGCACCTCCACCTCTTTCTGCCTGATTGCCTCGACTGCATATTTCCAGAATAACACAACAtccttgtgctttttttttctg
This window of the Alosa alosa isolate M-15738 ecotype Scorff River chromosome 7, AALO_Geno_1.1, whole genome shotgun sequence genome carries:
- the LOC125298652 gene encoding microfibril-associated glycoprotein 4-like → MICWIIALVLPLVVTVETGLPTNCEDIFNNGHTLSSVYTIYPTGHSVPVEVYCDMGCDGKHDDGRWTVIQRRMDGTVNFYRPWDQYKKGFGNQNGEYWLGLEWLHQLSRKKAYELRVDMEDFEGGQVHAQYSSFSVASEADGYQLQVSGYKDGGAGDALVHHNGKKFTTFDRDQDLSSSENCALLYFGAFWYNNCHHTNPNGLYMWGAHSRYGHGVIWNQWKGFHYSLKSITMKIRSVS